Proteins encoded within one genomic window of Companilactobacillus zhachilii:
- a CDS encoding MarR family winged helix-turn-helix transcriptional regulator — MVDILRSIGVIARSLDSISNIEFKQYDLTKGQYIYLARIYEHPGIIQEKLAEMIKVDRTTAARAIKKLETNDFIVRKQSDDNKKEKKLYVTQKGKDTYPILYREEHYSNDVALKGLSPAERKQIFELLEVVESNISENWEYVKKGNKRIY, encoded by the coding sequence ATGGTAGACATTTTGAGATCAATTGGTGTAATTGCACGATCCCTTGATTCCATCAGTAATATTGAATTTAAACAATACGATTTAACTAAGGGACAATATATCTACTTAGCAAGAATTTACGAGCATCCCGGAATTATTCAGGAAAAATTAGCCGAAATGATTAAAGTTGACCGAACAACGGCCGCTCGGGCAATAAAAAAGTTAGAAACCAACGATTTTATTGTCAGGAAGCAATCTGACGATAATAAGAAAGAAAAGAAACTTTACGTAACTCAAAAGGGTAAAGATACATATCCAATCCTTTACCGTGAGGAACATTATTCTAACGATGTTGCCTTGAAAGGACTGTCACCAGCAGAACGAAAACAGATCTTTGAACTGTTGGAAGTGGTCGAAAGTAATATTTCGGAAAATTGGGAATATGTTAAGAAGGGTAATAAGCGGATATATTAA
- a CDS encoding GNAT family N-acetyltransferase: MKTIIKKCTVNDLETLQKLSTETYLDTFGQYNTAENSQAYVHDAYNLDILKREMTNKNSEFYFLFVDQKLSGYLKVNILDAQSEPLDDSFMEVQRIYIRVPFKRLGLGKVLMDFAIERAKAFKKPHIWLGVWEKNYPALKFYKSMGFERYSSHKFVMGTSTQTDYILKKELEK, from the coding sequence ATGAAAACAATAATAAAGAAATGTACCGTAAATGATTTGGAAACACTGCAAAAACTAAGTACTGAAACATATCTAGACACATTTGGTCAGTATAATACGGCGGAGAATTCACAAGCTTATGTTCATGATGCCTATAATCTGGATATTTTAAAACGAGAGATGACGAATAAAAATTCTGAGTTTTACTTCTTATTTGTTGATCAAAAATTATCGGGATATTTAAAAGTCAACATTTTAGATGCCCAGAGTGAACCGCTTGATGACAGCTTCATGGAAGTGCAACGGATTTATATTCGAGTACCATTTAAGCGTCTAGGTTTAGGAAAGGTTCTTATGGACTTTGCAATTGAGCGTGCCAAAGCTTTTAAAAAACCACATATTTGGTTGGGTGTTTGGGAAAAGAACTATCCAGCACTAAAGTTTTATAAATCAATGGGTTTTGAGCGTTATAGTTCACATAAATTCGTTATGGGTACTTCAACACAAACAGACTATATTTTAAAAAAGGAATTGGAAAAATAA
- a CDS encoding B3/4 domain-containing protein, which yields MTKVVVDEKLWELFPDAQISTLVIHGIDNHVDEKDDSYFAKLLSDAAKESEKFITNESFKDNEVVDEWRQAFRKFKTKKGARGSIEALLKRVSQGREFSPINPLVDIYNSISLKYGVPCGGENINAFDGDMHLGEAKGGEEFKPLGATEDSPALPGEIIYYDNAGAICRCFNWREAQRTMLTEDTTDSVLVIEAINENQAKRANEAIVELKDLIEKYFKVDGRIEILTKDHQETTEL from the coding sequence ATGACAAAAGTAGTAGTAGATGAAAAACTTTGGGAGTTATTCCCCGATGCACAAATTAGCACATTAGTAATTCATGGCATTGATAATCACGTTGATGAAAAGGATGATTCTTACTTTGCTAAATTATTGAGTGATGCAGCTAAAGAATCAGAGAAGTTCATTACTAATGAATCATTTAAGGACAATGAAGTTGTTGATGAATGGCGTCAAGCTTTTCGTAAGTTTAAGACTAAAAAGGGTGCTCGTGGATCGATTGAAGCTTTATTAAAACGGGTTAGCCAAGGTCGTGAATTTTCACCAATCAATCCGTTAGTTGATATTTATAATAGTATTTCTTTGAAGTACGGTGTGCCTTGTGGTGGCGAAAATATCAATGCCTTTGACGGTGATATGCATTTAGGTGAAGCAAAAGGTGGAGAGGAATTCAAACCACTAGGTGCGACAGAAGATTCACCCGCTCTTCCGGGAGAAATTATTTATTATGACAACGCGGGTGCCATTTGTCGTTGCTTTAACTGGCGGGAAGCTCAGAGAACCATGTTAACAGAAGATACAACTGATTCTGTCTTGGTTATTGAAGCAATTAATGAAAACCAAGCTAAACGTGCTAACGAAGCTATTGTCGAATTGAAGGATTTAATTGAAAAATACTTTAAGGTTGATGGACGTATTGAAATTTTAACTAAAGATCATCAAGAAACAACCGAACTTTAA